Part of the Haloarchaeobius litoreus genome is shown below.
CGACGCCAAGGAGCTGGCGAGGGAGCTCCGGGCGCTCCGGGAGCAGCTGGACGAGCAGCGCCGTCGGCCGCCGACGGGGCCGATGGGCATTCCCCGTCCGCCCACCCCGCGCGAGTTCATGGAGTTCGCCGACGAGGTTGCCATCCCCGCCACCATCGCCATCCTGGAGACGAACATCCGACTGCTCGAGGCGCTCCAGCGCGCCATCAGGCTGGCAGACAGTGGTCGTCGTGCGGGTGAACGTGGCCGCGATGCCGGTGGTCGCGCGCGCTCGACCGCCGAGACCGTCAGTCGCGAGACGCTCTCGCGGGCCTCCGACGCGCTCGCGGACCTCCAGTCCGTCCTCGAGGGGACCGAGCTGCCGGAGAACGAGTCCGCACGGAGCATCCTGACCGAGGCGCAGGACCTCCGCCGTGAGATTCAGGAGCAGCTGACGGCGAGCCGGACCCAGGACCGCACCCTCGACGAGTTCGAGGAGGCCGATGCCGGGTCGGGCAGTGAGGGGACCGACATCGACGTGGTGGAGGGCGGAGCGGCGGCGGAGGGCGAGGCTGCAGCGGAGGACGAACCGGTGACCATCGACGTGGACGCCGAGCTGGAGACGCTGAAACAGCAGTACGAGGACGGTCGCGACGGTGCTGGCGACGGGCAGGGCGAGTCTGACGGCGAGCCGGGCGAGACTGGCGACGAACCGGGCGAGACTGGCGACGAACCGGGCGAGACTGGCGGCGGGCCCGGCGAGAGTTCGGGCGACGACCACGGGGTTGCCGGCGACGACGACGAGTAGTCGCAGCGGTGGTAAACTACGAGCAGTCGCAGCGGCGATAGAAGTGGATTCTGCGGTCGCAGGTCGACGCGAGTAAGGAATTCTTACCTGGTCGAAGCGGTGTCGACTCGGGTCGAAGCGATATCGAGACGGGTTCGAGCACCTAGACGGGTTCGAACCGGTAGCCGTCCCAGTCCTGGCTCTCGGGCTCCCTGATACCGGCGTCGGGGTCGCGCAGCTCCCCGACGTACACCGGTCGGACCGTGTCACCGGTCTCCACGTCGGCGGTCGTCAGCTGCCCGATGGCCCGGACGGACTCGCCGTCGACGTCGAACTCGACGATCGCGAGCGCGTTGGGCTGGCGGACACCCGGCGGGGTCGCCGTGGAGTTGGTCCAGGTGACGACCTCGGCCTCGTACTCGCTCAGGTCCACGGTACCGACCGGTTCGCTGCCGTTCGGGCCGATAGGGTGGCCCGGGTAGGTGATGCTGCCGTCGTCGTACCGGTAGGCCTCCATCGTCATTCTGCTGCCTCCATGATGGTGGTGATGACGCAGTTCCCGAACCCGCCGACGTTGCACGCGAGGCCGACATCGGCGTCGACCTGGCGGTCGCCCGCCTCGCCGACGAGCTGTGCGTAGATCTCGTAGCCCTGTGCGACGCCGCTCGCCCCGAGCGGGTGGCCCTTCGACTTGAGGCCGCCCGAGGTGTTGATCGGAAGTTCGCCGTCCATCTCCGTCTCGCCGGCCTCGACGCGCTCCCACGCTCTGCCGGGTTCGGCGAAGCCGAGGCCCTCCATCTGGAGGAACTCGAGGATGGTGAACATGTCGTGGAGCTCGGCGACGTCGACGTCCTCGGGCTCCAGTCCGGCCATCTCGAACGCCTGCTCGCCAGAGTCGACGACGCCGCCCATCACTGTCGGGTCCTCGCGCTCGTGGACGACCTGGGTGTCGGTCGCGCCCGCGACGCCGGTCACGACGGCGTAGTCGTCGGTGTACTGCTCGGCGACCGACTCCGGACAGAACATGAGCGCCGCGCTCCCGTCGGTGATGGGACAGAAGTCGTACAGCCGGAGCGGGTCGGCGACGATGGGCGACTCCATCACCGTCTCCACGTCGACCTCCTTGCGGAACTGGGCGTGCGGGTTGTCGAGTCCGTTCCTGTGGTTCTTCACGGCGACCTTCGCCAGCGACTCCCGCGGCGCGTCGTACCGTTCGAGGTAGTGTCGCGCGGTGAGCCCGGCGAAACTCGGCAGGGTGACGCCGTGTTTGTACTCCACCGGGTGCGTGATGGAGGCGATGACGTCGGTCGCCTCGCCGGTGGTCTGGTGAGTCATCTTCTCGCCACCGACGAGCAGGGTCATCTCGGACGCGCCGGAGGCGACGGACTGCCACGCGGCGTAGATTCCCGCGCCGCCGGACGAGGAGGTCTGGTCGACCCGCTGGCTGTACGCCGGCATGGCGTCGAGGTCGTGCGCCAGCGCGTTCATGATCCCCGTCTGTCCCTCGAACTCCCCGCTTGCCATGTTCGAGACGTACAGGTGCTCGACCTCGTCGGGGGCGACCCCGGCGTCGTCGAGGCAGGCCTCTCCCGCCTCGGCGAGCAGGTCCATCACCCACGACTCCCGCTGTCCGAACTTGGTCATCGAGGCACCGATGACTGCTACACGGTCCATGCGCGACTCCACTCGCGGCATCGGTTTAGTTATTCCCGTCACTACCTCCTCTTGCGCCGCGACGTGCTCGCCTCCGCTGGCAGCAAGGGTGACCGGCGCGACGGCGGGTGCCTCGCCACCGCAGCGCCGTCCCACGGTCTATCCCCCCACCCTTGCAAGTGAAGCGGGCTCACCGACCCACGCACCCCCACCACCGTTGCGAGTGAACACCGACATCGCTCCAGCGACCTTCCGCGGTGGTTGCAGGAGGAGAGAGACACCACCGTTGCAAGTGAAGCGGGTCGAGGGTAGGGGCGGGACGTGACACAGAGACACCACCGCTGCGAGTGAAACCGGAAACGGGTGGGGGAGGGGGTCGACCGTCGAGTTCCCTGACCTTGTCCACCACCCCGCGTGTTCTGACCCATCAACGCCTCTACCCCGAATTTTCACTTGCATCGGTGGTGGGTGTGCCCCTCGGCGACAGTCGGCCGTCACCACCCACCCAACAACTGTCACTGCTTCACCAGAAACCGTGGTGTGTTCCCCCTACTAGGTACCCCTTCCTTCCTAGCTTCACTTGCAACAGTGGTGTCTGTGAGGGTGTGGGTTTCGTCCACGTTCCACACGATACGTGACTGCGACCGTGAACGACCGTGACGGTTCACACGAAACACTTGAATCACTTGCAAAGGAGGTTCTTTTATACCCGGAGTCATACCGGAAGGGTATGCGCCGGTTCGAGCGCAAGCGCGCCATCTTCGCAAACAAGGACGCTCTTCGGGAGAGCTACCAGCCCGACAGTATCGAAGAGCGGGACGAGGAGATCGAGGCGTACATGGACGCGCTCCAACCGGTCGTCGACGGCTGGGAACCCAACAACGTCTTCCTCTACGGGAACACCGGCGTCGGCAAGACCGCTGTCACCGAGTATCTGCTGTCCCTGCTGCAGGACGACGTCGAGGAGTACGACGACGTGGACCTCTCGGTCGTCTCGCTCAACTGCAAGCCGCTCTCGTCATCGTACCAGGTCGCGGTCGAACTCGTCAACGAGCTCCGTCCCGACGGTGGAGAGATCTCGACGACGGGGTACCCCCAGCAGACCGTCTTCAACAAGCTCTACGAGGAACTCGACGAGGTCGGCGGCACCATCCTGCTCGTCCTCGACGAGATCGACGCCATCGGCGAGCGCGACGAACTGCTCTACGAGCTCCCCCGCGCCCGGTCGAAGGGCGACCTGGAGGACGCGAAGGTCGGCATCATCGGCATCTCGAACGACTTCAAGTTCCGCGACCAGCTCGACCCGCGCGTGCAGGACACGCTCTGCGAGCGCGAGCTCCAGTTCCCGCCGTACAACGCACAGGAGCTGACGAACATCCTCTCCTCGCGTGCGGAGATCGCGCTCCGCGAGGACACCTACGACGAGGCCGTCGTCCGGCTCTGTGCCGCCCTCGCCGCGAAGGACCGTGGCTCGGCACGGCAGGCGCTCGACCTGCTCCTGCTCGCGGCCGAACAGGCCGAGAACGGCGACGACGACCACGTCTCCGAGCGACACGTCGAGGCCGCCCGGCACGAGCTGGAGCGCGAACGCGTCGAGGAGGGCATCCGCCAGCTCACCCAGCACGGTCACCTCGCCCTGCTCGCGGTGGTCTCCATCGCCGCCGAGGGCGACACCCCCGGCCGGAGCCGGGCCATCTACGACCGCTACCTGGACATCTGCGACGGCTACGGCGTCGACAGCCTCGCGCAGCGGTCGGTCCACAACCACCTCTCGGACCTGCGGATGCTCGGCATCCTCACCGCCCGGGAGAACCGCTCCGGCTCGCGCGGGAACTTCTACTCCTACGAGCTCGACGTTCCCCTCGAATCCGCGCTCACCGCGCTGGAGGACGAACTCGACATGCAGCAGCGGTTCTCCGACCTGCGGACCGTCGCGACGATGAACGAGGTCCGCTGAGTCGCCCCGCCCGCAGTCGACACCACACCCTCGCTGTTCCAAACGCATTTCTCCCCGGGGACAGACCACCGTTTCATGTCGTCGTCACCGGACCGAGACGGCCGTGAACCCACGGAGGTCCCCACGCAACCGGACGACGGTGCGTACGAGCCCCCGACGAGAGCGGGCTACCGCGCCGGGACGCCATTTCGCTACTCGGCGCTGACGCTCACCCTGCTCTCGGTCGTCGTCAGCCCCGTCGCGCTGGTGGCCTTCGCCTGGCTGGCGACCACGACCACAGGCTTCGAAACCGCGTTCCCGTTCGTCGTCTTCGAGGAGACCACCGAGGGGTTCACGCTCGCGCTCGACACCGTCAGCTTCGGCACGGTGTTCATCGTCGCGCTCGTCGGCACCGTCGTCCTCCACGAGCTGGTCCACGGACTCGTCTTCCGGCTGCTCGGCTTCGACGTCTCGTTCGGTGTCGCCCCCAGGCTCGGCGCGTTCTACACGGCCATCTTCGAGCAGTTCCAGACCCGACGCCAGCTCGCCATCGCCGTGGTCGCCCCGCTCGTCGTCCTGACTCCCATCGGCGTCCTTCTGCTCCTGATTCCGGGGCCACACGTCCCGTTCGTCTGGTTCGGGCTCGTCCTGAACACCGGCGGTGCCGTCGGCGACCTGTTCGTCGTCTGGCGGCTGCGCCAGCTCCCACCCGGAACCCTGTTCTACGACGTGGACGCCTACACCTCCTACGTCTACGAGCCGGAGTGACTGCGTCGGGACCAGGTGACGCTACGAGCCGGAGTGACTGCGTCGGGACCAGGTGACGGGCGATCCTCGCGCGAGAAGGAGACCGGATGCCGTCGTCGCCAACCTACAGGTCCATCCCGCCGTTGGCGTCGATGACCTCGCCGGTGATGTACGACGACTGCTCGCTCGCGAGGAACCGGACGATGGCCGCGATGTCCTCGATCTCCGCGAACCGACCGAGCGGGATCTGGGAGACGATGCGCTCTTTCACGTCCTCGGGCACGCTCTCGAGCATATCGGTCCGGGTGAATCCGGGGGCGACGCAGTTCGCCGTCGAGCCGCCGCTCGCGAGCTCGATGGCGATGGTGCGCGTGAACCCGAACATCCCCGCCTTCGCCGCGGCGTAGTTCGCCTGCCCGAAGTTCCCCTGCTTGCCGACGATGGAGGAGATGTTGATGAGCCGGCCCTCCTTGGCCTCCCAGATGTCGTCGTAGAACGTCTTCGTGCAGTTGAACATCCCGCCGAGGTTCACGTCCATCACCATGTCCCAGTCCTCACGGGACATCTTCACGAAGCGGGTGTCCTTCGTGATGCCGGCGTTGTTGACGAGGACGTCGACGGAGCCGAAGGCGTCGTGTGCCTCCTCGCGCATGGCCTCGACCTCGACGATGTCGGTCACGTCAGCCTGCGAGGCGATGGCGTCGCCGCCCTCGCGTCGGATCGTCTCGCAGGCTGACTCCGCCGACTCGGCCGACGACCGGTAGTTGACCACGACGTTCGCCCCCTCTCGACCGAGGTGTTCTGCGATGCCGCGTCCGATACCGCGTCCAGCGCCTGTGATGACGCATGTGCGTCCGTCCATGTGCATGATAGGTGTCCAGGGCGCGGACGACTCGGGCCACGGCGACGGCCGCCGGACCCGGTCGTCCGTCCATACCAGATGTTCACGAAAAACGAACTTAAATATTCCTCAGGGGCAGTCAGCGAAACGATAGAAACCCAGCCGGGTGTCGGCCGCGATGGCCGAATCCCAGGACCGGTAACAGTGGTCCCTAGACCGGTGACAGCGGTGCCTGACGGCCGGACCCTACTCGGTGTGTGCGGTCGCCGCGTCGACCCAGTCCTCGACGCGGGAGACCGGCAGGTCGGCCGTCTCGGCGAGCTCGACGGCGTCGGCCGCCGCGAGCGCGGCGATGGAGTCGACACCGGCGTCCCGCAGCCGCTCGGCGTACGCCGGGCCGATGCCATCGACGTCCTCCAGGTCGGAGGCCTCCGTTCCCTCGACTTCGATCTCGACGCTCGACCCGTCGCTCTCCTCGGATGCGTCCGCGTCCGTCGCCGGTTCGGCGTCGGCGGTCGGCGTCGACACGGCGCCGGTGTCGTCGACCATGCGCTCGCCGAACCAGTCGCAGACATCGGGCCAGAGCTCGGCGTGGCTGCGGGAGGAGACCGACATGCCGATGTGGCCGGTCGGGAACTCCATGATCGTCTTGTCCTCGCTCGGGAGCACGTCGTTGAACGGCTTCGACGCCTCGGGCGGGATGAGGTGGTCGTACTCCGCGACGATCTGGAGCACGGGCATCTCGATGTTCCCGATGTCGACGTGCTCGCCACCCAGGTAGAGCTCGTTCTCCATGAGCTTGTTCCCCTGGTAGACGTCGCGGATGAACTCGTTGTACGTCTCGCCGGCGACGTCGATGCCGTCGCCGAGCCACTCCTCCATCCGGGCGAAGTTCTCCACGAAGTCCTCGTCCTCCATGTTCTCGTAGAACCGGACGTACTTCGTGACGTAGTTCTGGACGGGGTCCATCAGCGCGAAGCCGACGTCGAGGAACTCCGCGGGGACGTTCCCGAACGTGTCGGTGACCTTCTCGGGGTCGTAGAAGTCCTCCGCGCCCCAGAGCTCCAGCACGCCGGAGTCGCCGGCGAAGCAGAGACCGGCGGCCATCAGCGCCAGCGTGTGGACCTTCTCGGGGTGGAGCGCTGCGTACATCGTCGACATCGTGCCGCCCATGCAGTAGCCGAGGACGTTGATGGCGTCCTGACCGGAGCGGTGGCGGACCTCGTCGACGCAGTTGTCGATGTAGCGGTTGACGTAGTCGTCGAGCGTGAGCGAGCGGTCGAGGTTCGACGGCTCGCCCCAGTCGATCATGTAGACGTCGTAGCCGTTGTCGAGCAGCGTCCGGATGACCGACCGGTCGGGCTGCAGGTCGAGGATGTACGGCCGGTTGATGAGCGCGTAGACGATGAGGATCGGCACCGGCTCCTGCTCGTCCGTGCGGGACTCGTAGTGGAGCAGCCGGAGCTTGTTCTCCTCGTAGACGACCTCGCTGGGGGTCTCGCCGACATCGACCTCCTGAAGGGTCTCCGCACGGTCGGGTGCGACCTGGGATTTCTCGAACAGCTCGGAGGCGTTCTCCCAGGCCTGACGCTGCATGTCGAGTGTTGCTGCGAACGGGTTCTGCATCTTACTCCTCCAGGTGTTCGAGGACGCTGTCGAGCTTCTGTTCGACGGCGTGCTGGCGGCGCTCGAGTTCGACGAGTCGGTCGCCGATCTCGACCACGTCGCCCTCGGTGGCGAAGCCGAGCGTGTGGAGCGTGTCCTCCGCGGCCTCGTCGGCCTGCTGTTGCATCTCGAGCATCTGGCCGACGCTGGAGCCGGTCCAGGCGGCGAACGCGCTCGTGGACATGACCTCCTTGAACGCCTGGTTCGCCGTGTTGAGCCAGATGTCGCGGAACTCCTCGAACTCGACCTCCTCGCCCTGCATGCCGTCCTCGCTCCGCTCGATCATCTGCTCGGCGGCGTCCATCCAGGCCTCGTAGGCGCGCTTGTAGCCCTCGACGCTCTCGTCGAGGTCACCCATCTCGCCGCCGGTCCCTTCGACCGTCTCGGACCACTGTTCGACGAACTCCGCCTGGGCCTCCATGTTCTTCTCCATCGCCTCGAAGAACTGCTCGTTCATGCGCGAGACGAAGTCGTTCCACTCGGTCGGTACCGTCGATTGGGGGTATGAGTCTGTCATTGTTTGAAGATGGGTTTCGCTGATTGTAAAAGGACTCGTCGGAGGGCTCAGACCGTGAGCTCCTCTGCCGCGTCCTCGAACTGCTCGCTCGCGTCCTCGAAGCTGGCCTCGATGCGCTCGTGCGCCTCGAGGAACGAGTCGAAGGAGCTGTCGACGACCTCGGTGTAGCTGTCCGCGTACTGGTCGAAGGCGTCGGCGTTCTCCTCCATCGCCTCGATGCTGGCCTCCAGCATGCGGGCCTGGTTCTCGGTGAGCGCGTCGTACTGCTCGTCGAGGAGCTCCTCGAACTCCGTGAAGTCCACGGAGCCCTCGGGCATCACGGACTCGACGGCGTCGAAGTACGCGTGGAGCGCCTTCTTCGACAGCTCGACGTTCTGCTCGCTGAGCGACTGGTACTGCTCTGCGGACTCGGTCATCTGTGCGACCGCCTCCTTCTGGGCTTCGATGACCTCGTGAGTCGCCTGCTGGCTGCTCTCGAGCATCGTGCGCTGCATCTGGAAGACGGGCTTCATCGGGTTCTGTGTAGTTTCACTCATCGGAATCACTGTTGTTGCGTTTGACTGGGATGACTATCGTCTGGACGATGTCGCCTTCCCCGATGTCGAGCGCCTCGCGCTCGGCGTCGGGGATGCTGATGCGACCGCTGCTCTGGACGCGGGTCTTGAACATCGCCGCGCCACGACTCATCGCGGTCAGGTCGGACATCGTGTCCGACCCGCCGGCCCCGCTCTTGAGGAACTGTTCCCACAGCTCCGTCTGGGACCCCATCATCTGCTCGCTCGCCTCCGTCATCTGTTCCTGCATCTGCTGGAGCATGAACGGGGACCACGGCATCTTCGGCGAATCATCCGTCATCACACAGTGATACAGCGGCCAGCAGCATAAACGTTCCGCTGAAAACCAACGAGAACCATTGAATGGCATTGGGTGGAGCCGTGGCGGCTGCAATCGTCCCGAGACGGCTGTTCGGCGCGGTACCACACCACCGTATCTGTCCGTGGATGGACGGAAACGGGCGGTCCGAACCCCGGCCAGGCCAAAGGAGTCATACGCTCGCCTG
Proteins encoded:
- a CDS encoding orc1/cdc6 family replication initiation protein, producing MRRFERKRAIFANKDALRESYQPDSIEERDEEIEAYMDALQPVVDGWEPNNVFLYGNTGVGKTAVTEYLLSLLQDDVEEYDDVDLSVVSLNCKPLSSSYQVAVELVNELRPDGGEISTTGYPQQTVFNKLYEELDEVGGTILLVLDEIDAIGERDELLYELPRARSKGDLEDAKVGIIGISNDFKFRDQLDPRVQDTLCERELQFPPYNAQELTNILSSRAEIALREDTYDEAVVRLCAALAAKDRGSARQALDLLLLAAEQAENGDDDHVSERHVEAARHELERERVEEGIRQLTQHGHLALLAVVSIAAEGDTPGRSRAIYDRYLDICDGYGVDSLAQRSVHNHLSDLRMLGILTARENRSGSRGNFYSYELDVPLESALTALEDELDMQQRFSDLRTVATMNEVR
- the phaC gene encoding class III poly(R)-hydroxyalkanoic acid synthase subunit PhaC encodes the protein MQNPFAATLDMQRQAWENASELFEKSQVAPDRAETLQEVDVGETPSEVVYEENKLRLLHYESRTDEQEPVPILIVYALINRPYILDLQPDRSVIRTLLDNGYDVYMIDWGEPSNLDRSLTLDDYVNRYIDNCVDEVRHRSGQDAINVLGYCMGGTMSTMYAALHPEKVHTLALMAAGLCFAGDSGVLELWGAEDFYDPEKVTDTFGNVPAEFLDVGFALMDPVQNYVTKYVRFYENMEDEDFVENFARMEEWLGDGIDVAGETYNEFIRDVYQGNKLMENELYLGGEHVDIGNIEMPVLQIVAEYDHLIPPEASKPFNDVLPSEDKTIMEFPTGHIGMSVSSRSHAELWPDVCDWFGERMVDDTGAVSTPTADAEPATDADASEESDGSSVEIEVEGTEASDLEDVDGIGPAYAERLRDAGVDSIAALAAADAVELAETADLPVSRVEDWVDAATAHTE
- a CDS encoding DUF3267 domain-containing protein, with translation MSSSPDRDGREPTEVPTQPDDGAYEPPTRAGYRAGTPFRYSALTLTLLSVVVSPVALVAFAWLATTTTGFETAFPFVVFEETTEGFTLALDTVSFGTVFIVALVGTVVLHELVHGLVFRLLGFDVSFGVAPRLGAFYTAIFEQFQTRRQLAIAVVAPLVVLTPIGVLLLLIPGPHVPFVWFGLVLNTGGAVGDLFVVWRLRQLPPGTLFYDVDAYTSYVYEPE
- the fabG gene encoding 3-oxoacyl-[acyl-carrier-protein] reductase — protein: MHMDGRTCVITGAGRGIGRGIAEHLGREGANVVVNYRSSAESAESACETIRREGGDAIASQADVTDIVEVEAMREEAHDAFGSVDVLVNNAGITKDTRFVKMSREDWDMVMDVNLGGMFNCTKTFYDDIWEAKEGRLINISSIVGKQGNFGQANYAAAKAGMFGFTRTIAIELASGGSTANCVAPGFTRTDMLESVPEDVKERIVSQIPLGRFAEIEDIAAIVRFLASEQSSYITGEVIDANGGMDL
- a CDS encoding nucleic acid-binding protein, encoding MTMEAYRYDDGSITYPGHPIGPNGSEPVGTVDLSEYEAEVVTWTNSTATPPGVRQPNALAIVEFDVDGESVRAIGQLTTADVETGDTVRPVYVGELRDPDAGIREPESQDWDGYRFEPV
- a CDS encoding AbrB/MazE/SpoVT family DNA-binding domain-containing protein gives rise to the protein MTDDSPKMPWSPFMLQQMQEQMTEASEQMMGSQTELWEQFLKSGAGGSDTMSDLTAMSRGAAMFKTRVQSSGRISIPDAEREALDIGEGDIVQTIVIPVKRNNSDSDE
- a CDS encoding poly(R)-hydroxyalkanoic acid synthase subunit, encoding MTDSYPQSTVPTEWNDFVSRMNEQFFEAMEKNMEAQAEFVEQWSETVEGTGGEMGDLDESVEGYKRAYEAWMDAAEQMIERSEDGMQGEEVEFEEFRDIWLNTANQAFKEVMSTSAFAAWTGSSVGQMLEMQQQADEAAEDTLHTLGFATEGDVVEIGDRLVELERRQHAVEQKLDSVLEHLEE
- a CDS encoding DUF7547 family protein, translating into MSDSSDDDIATDAKELARELRALREQLDEQRRRPPTGPMGIPRPPTPREFMEFADEVAIPATIAILETNIRLLEALQRAIRLADSGRRAGERGRDAGGRARSTAETVSRETLSRASDALADLQSVLEGTELPENESARSILTEAQDLRREIQEQLTASRTQDRTLDEFEEADAGSGSEGTDIDVVEGGAAAEGEAAAEDEPVTIDVDAELETLKQQYEDGRDGAGDGQGESDGEPGETGDEPGETGDEPGETGGGPGESSGDDHGVAGDDDE
- a CDS encoding thiolase C-terminal domain-containing protein — translated: MDRVAVIGASMTKFGQRESWVMDLLAEAGEACLDDAGVAPDEVEHLYVSNMASGEFEGQTGIMNALAHDLDAMPAYSQRVDQTSSSGGAGIYAAWQSVASGASEMTLLVGGEKMTHQTTGEATDVIASITHPVEYKHGVTLPSFAGLTARHYLERYDAPRESLAKVAVKNHRNGLDNPHAQFRKEVDVETVMESPIVADPLRLYDFCPITDGSAALMFCPESVAEQYTDDYAVVTGVAGATDTQVVHEREDPTVMGGVVDSGEQAFEMAGLEPEDVDVAELHDMFTILEFLQMEGLGFAEPGRAWERVEAGETEMDGELPINTSGGLKSKGHPLGASGVAQGYEIYAQLVGEAGDRQVDADVGLACNVGGFGNCVITTIMEAAE